A single genomic interval of Burkholderia sp. HI2500 harbors:
- a CDS encoding winged helix-turn-helix transcriptional regulator, giving the protein MPFSPADESVELDQPCPIRDVLDRIGDQWSLLVLEALSGGTMRFNELGRTIGDVSNQMLSRTLKRLEQDGFVSRTLYAEVPPRVEYALTDLGRSFLTPMQAMIRWADEHHRAICAARRRAREMEGGGR; this is encoded by the coding sequence ATGCCGTTTTCGCCCGCCGACGAATCCGTCGAACTCGATCAGCCATGCCCGATTCGCGATGTGCTCGACCGCATCGGCGACCAGTGGAGCCTGCTCGTGCTCGAAGCGTTGTCCGGCGGGACGATGCGTTTCAACGAACTCGGCCGGACGATCGGCGATGTGTCGAACCAGATGCTGTCGCGCACGCTCAAGCGGCTCGAGCAGGACGGCTTCGTCAGTCGCACGCTGTACGCAGAAGTGCCGCCGCGTGTCGAATATGCGCTGACCGACCTCGGGCGTTCGTTCCTGACGCCGATGCAGGCGATGATCCGGTGGGCCGACGAACATCATCGCGCGATCTGCGCTGCGCGACGTCGTGCGCGGGAAATGGAAGGCGGCGGGCGCTGA
- a CDS encoding YXWGXW repeat-containing protein — translation MNRRSLLRAIGLTAAFVGTGGWLRAASAQPAPPVYRPSGPNRVPGGPPYPDRPGFAPPAARHDRRPPPPRPHGYIWTDGYWRWQRGRYIWVPGRWVARRPGRRWVPGYWRRQGQVWIYVDGTWR, via the coding sequence ATGAATCGACGCTCGTTGTTACGCGCCATCGGATTGACCGCCGCCTTCGTCGGCACCGGCGGCTGGCTCCGCGCCGCCTCGGCCCAGCCCGCGCCGCCCGTGTACCGGCCGTCCGGCCCGAATCGCGTGCCCGGCGGCCCGCCCTATCCGGACCGCCCGGGCTTCGCACCGCCGGCCGCCCGGCACGACCGCCGCCCGCCGCCGCCACGGCCGCATGGCTATATATGGACCGACGGCTACTGGCGCTGGCAGCGTGGCCGCTATATATGGGTGCCGGGGCGCTGGGTCGCACGGCGCCCCGGGCGTCGGTGGGTGCCCGGCTACTGGCGACGCCAGGGACAGGTGTGGATCTACGTCGACGGTACGTGGCGATAG
- a CDS encoding porin, whose product MNKTLIVAAAAASFATVAHAQSSVTLYGVLDAGITYTSNVQPALGQAGKSRWAMGSGIDQSRFGLRGSEDLGGGLKAIFTLESGFNIGNGKFANSNGMFNRQAFVGLSSQYGTVTLGKQYDATQDYLAPLTATGSWGGTYFAHPLNLDRLSTNGDVAQNNTIKFTSANYAGLQFGGTYSFSNNTNFGNNRAYSAGVAYQFQGLKLAGAYSQANLGDGTNANGATSSAIGGIASQGRVRTYGAAAGYAFGPAQVGAAWTQARLDNNAVGLGTLRTDNYEVNAKYNLTPALGLGAAYTYTNAKINNGSTHWNQFGLQADYALSKRTDVYAQAVYQRAAKNGIGASIYNGSNFSDNLPSSSINQTAATVGLRHRF is encoded by the coding sequence ATGAACAAGACTCTGATCGTTGCAGCAGCTGCAGCATCGTTTGCTACCGTCGCTCACGCACAAAGCAGCGTCACGCTGTACGGCGTGCTGGACGCAGGCATCACCTACACGAGCAACGTCCAGCCGGCACTCGGCCAAGCTGGCAAGTCGCGTTGGGCGATGGGTTCGGGCATTGACCAGAGCCGTTTCGGCCTGCGTGGCTCGGAAGACCTGGGTGGCGGCCTGAAGGCAATCTTCACGTTGGAAAGCGGCTTCAACATCGGTAACGGCAAGTTCGCGAACAGCAACGGCATGTTCAACCGCCAAGCTTTCGTCGGCCTGTCGAGCCAGTACGGCACGGTCACGCTGGGTAAGCAGTATGACGCAACGCAAGACTACCTGGCGCCGCTGACGGCAACGGGCTCGTGGGGCGGCACGTACTTCGCGCACCCGCTGAACCTCGACCGTCTGAGCACGAACGGTGATGTCGCTCAGAACAACACGATCAAGTTCACGAGCGCTAACTACGCTGGCCTGCAATTCGGCGGCACGTACTCGTTCTCGAACAACACGAACTTCGGTAACAACCGTGCGTACAGCGCAGGCGTTGCATACCAGTTCCAAGGCCTGAAGCTGGCGGGTGCATACTCGCAAGCGAACCTGGGTGACGGTACGAACGCAAACGGCGCAACGTCGTCGGCAATCGGTGGCATCGCTAGCCAAGGCCGCGTCCGCACGTACGGTGCTGCTGCTGGCTACGCATTCGGCCCGGCACAAGTCGGCGCTGCATGGACGCAAGCTCGCCTCGACAACAACGCAGTCGGTCTGGGCACGCTGCGCACCGACAACTACGAAGTCAACGCAAAGTACAACCTGACGCCGGCTCTCGGCCTGGGCGCTGCTTACACGTACACGAACGCGAAGATCAACAACGGCAGCACGCACTGGAACCAGTTCGGCCTGCAAGCTGACTACGCTCTGTCGAAGCGCACGGACGTGTACGCACAAGCTGTGTACCAGCGTGCAGCGAAGAACGGCATCGGCGCGTCGATCTACAACGGCAGCAACTTCAGCGACAACCTGCCGAGCTCGTCGATCAACCAAACCGCAGCAACGGTTGGTCTGCGTCACCGCTTCTAA
- a CDS encoding GreA/GreB family elongation factor, with translation MKQRLYQLTELDVARLEKHAEHNPRFQTMLDTLLERADIVQPDAIKANVVTMNSQITLLDEATQEQATWTIVYPDAANLELGRLNVFSPVGMALLGTQRGQMVKVTQPSGAEKQMKVAAIVFQPEANGEYTR, from the coding sequence ATGAAACAACGCCTTTACCAGTTGACCGAACTCGACGTTGCTCGCCTCGAGAAGCACGCCGAACACAACCCGCGCTTTCAGACGATGCTCGATACGCTTCTTGAGCGCGCCGACATCGTCCAGCCCGACGCCATCAAGGCGAACGTCGTCACGATGAACTCGCAGATCACGCTGCTCGACGAGGCGACCCAGGAACAGGCCACCTGGACGATTGTTTATCCGGACGCCGCCAATCTCGAGCTCGGCCGCCTGAACGTCTTCTCACCCGTCGGCATGGCATTGCTGGGCACCCAGCGCGGCCAGATGGTCAAGGTGACGCAGCCGAGCGGCGCCGAAAAGCAGATGAAGGTCGCCGCGATCGTGTTCCAGCCGGAAGCTAACGGCGAATACACGCGCTGA
- a CDS encoding DUF4148 domain-containing protein, whose product MKSVIYAAIAASVLATPIASFAQSEQGLTRDQVKAELVQLEQNGYKPLASDSQYPDNIQAAEQRIQPNQPMLAQADTSGYGAVATSAGQAGRRMTREAPNPVNSVYFGN is encoded by the coding sequence ATGAAGTCGGTCATCTACGCAGCTATCGCCGCATCCGTCCTTGCCACCCCGATCGCATCGTTTGCACAGTCCGAGCAGGGGCTGACGCGCGACCAGGTCAAGGCCGAGCTCGTGCAACTCGAACAGAACGGCTACAAGCCGCTGGCGAGCGATTCGCAGTATCCGGACAACATCCAGGCCGCGGAACAACGCATTCAACCGAACCAGCCGATGCTCGCGCAAGCCGATACGAGCGGCTACGGTGCCGTGGCGACCAGTGCGGGCCAAGCCGGCCGTCGCATGACGCGCGAAGCACCGAATCCCGTGAACTCGGTCTATTTCGGCAACTGA
- a CDS encoding CBS domain-containing protein has protein sequence MSTTVAQLLKAKPDSGRTIYTVTKSDLVYDAIKLMAEKGIGALLVVDGDDIAGIVTERDYARKVVLQDRSSKATRVEEIMTAKVRYVEPSQSTDECMALMTEHRMRHLPVLDGGKLVGLISIGDLVKSVIADQQFTISQLEHYIHGTPAVTSA, from the coding sequence ATGAGTACGACTGTCGCGCAACTTCTCAAGGCCAAGCCGGATTCGGGCCGCACCATCTACACCGTCACGAAGAGCGACCTCGTCTACGACGCCATCAAGCTGATGGCCGAAAAAGGCATCGGCGCGCTACTGGTCGTGGACGGCGACGACATCGCGGGCATCGTCACCGAGCGCGACTACGCGCGCAAGGTGGTCCTGCAGGACCGCTCGTCGAAAGCCACCCGCGTCGAGGAAATCATGACGGCGAAGGTACGCTACGTCGAACCGTCGCAATCCACCGACGAGTGCATGGCGCTGATGACCGAGCACCGGATGCGCCACCTGCCCGTCCTCGACGGCGGCAAGCTGGTCGGCCTCATCTCGATCGGCGACCTCGTCAAGAGCGTGATTGCCGATCAGCAGTTCACGATCAGCCAGCTCGAACACTATATCCACGGCACGCCCGCGGTCACGTCCGCCTGA